A segment of the Acidiphilium multivorum AIU301 genome:
ACCGTCAGATACCAAGTGTTTTGGTAGAGGCGGCCCGTGAGGACGCGCTCGCGATAGGCGCGATCGAGGGAGGCAGCGAACTCGTTGGGCATGAGCGCGTGCGCGAGCTGCCCGGCCCCCGGCCCTCGCACGAAAGCCGAATGCAGCGTCACGTTGTCATCCGCGACGTTTTTGCAGAGCGCATTGACCGTGACCAGGCTCGCGGCGCGATCCGCATCGGCCGCCAGCTCATAGGGAGCGCCGGGGATTTCGGCCATGGCGAGAACGCTGCCGTCATCCATGAGCAGGATGTCCGGCCGAACATGTCCGAGATACGGCAAATAGCGTTCGGCGCTGCGTTCCGCCCTGATTTGATTACCCGGCATCGCGCATCCCCCTGCCCTTCTGGACCTTCATCGGGAACGGCGCGGGAGATGCCCCGCCCCAAGCCTGATTTTCCCCGGCGCCGGTGGCCTTGGTGCGGAACCACAGCCAGGCCACACGGGGCGCGTTGTAGTCGTAGCGAACGAGCCAGCGCGCCCCGAACCAGAGCGGCAGCACCAGCGTCAGATAAAAGGGGTTGTGCCCAAAGATGACGATCATCGCGCCGATCATGATGATTGCCACGGCCATCTCGATCGGCAGCCCGAGAAACAGCGCCGGCCGTGTCGCGGCGACAAATAGAGGATCGCGCTGCCTTTCGCTCATGGCTCAGCCACCGCCCACGAAGGTTGTCACGAGGTAGGAGCTGCCGAACACCAGAACCAGGCCGGCCGCGAGCCAGCCGATCGCGTGGAAGCCCACGCGGCCGGTCCAGCACATGAAGCCGACTGCGGCCACGGCGAGCACGGCAACGCCCTCGCCGAACGGGCCGAGGATGAATGTCGCGATGTTGTCGATGATGGTTGTGGGGCTGGTGCCGCCAGAAACCACCTGGGCATGTGCGACGGCGGGAAGAAGGAGACTGGCCGCCACAATAACGGCAGGCTGTAACCATGAGCCCCGGCCCATCTTGCTAGCCGTCCCAGCCGCGATATT
Coding sequences within it:
- a CDS encoding type IV secretion system protein VirB3, whose translation is MSERQRDPLFVAATRPALFLGLPIEMAVAIIMIGAMIVIFGHNPFYLTLVLPLWFGARWLVRYDYNAPRVAWLWFRTKATGAGENQAWGGASPAPFPMKVQKGRGMRDAG
- a CDS encoding TrbC/VirB2 family protein yields the protein MGRGSWLQPAVIVAASLLLPAVAHAQVVSGGTSPTTIIDNIATFILGPFGEGVAVLAVAAVGFMCWTGRVGFHAIGWLAAGLVLVFGSSYLVTTFVGGG